The following proteins come from a genomic window of Drosophila sulfurigaster albostrigata strain 15112-1811.04 chromosome X, ASM2355843v2, whole genome shotgun sequence:
- the LOC133847929 gene encoding LOW QUALITY PROTEIN: probable cytochrome P450 6v1 (The sequence of the model RefSeq protein was modified relative to this genomic sequence to represent the inferred CDS: substituted 1 base at 1 genomic stop codon): protein MVYSTNILLAIVTILTAVFIWSRRTYVYWQRRRVKFVQPTHILGNLKKVLKLEESFALQLRRFYFDDRFRNEPVVGIYLFHQPALLIRDLQLVRTVLVEDFVSFSNRFAKCDMRHDKMGSLNLFFARQPEWREIRTRLSPVFTGAKIKQMFSLMEEIGCDLEWYLKRLTRDLRRGDAARGVIVSIKDVCDLYNTDMIASIAFGLRSYSLRNTQSEIGSHCQDIFKPNVRRIIDFFLXYSFLPKLVPLFRSKLFTEPHSEFLRRVIQLVIEERERGGILRNDLIEMLLTLKKEADLQQDKSHFTHHQDFLAAQAASFEVAGIETCSSTMSFALYELAKQPLMQERLRREIRHAFAIAAAHGSHGAGPGLSYELIAGMKYLDMVVEETLRMYPIVPLLERECTPINKKRFYSLRPHAECYARRGMPVFISNLAIHHDSKYWPEPERFDPERFNAENKSNQTPMSYLPFGAGPHHCIGLQIALLQIKLGLIYFLRQHRVEFCDQTVDHISFDAKFALLASEHSIYLKVVDCL from the exons ATGGTGTACTCAACAAACATACTGCTGGCCATTGTCACCATACTGACCGCTGTGTTCATCTGGTCGCGTCGCACCTACGTCTATTGGCAGCGACGTCGCGTCAAGTTCGTGCAGCCCACACACATTTTGGGCAACCTGAAGAAGGTGCTCAAGCTGGAGGAATCGTTTGCACTGCAACTGCGTCGCTTCTATTTCGATGACCGCTTCCGCAACGAACCCGTTGTCGGCATCTATCTCTTCCATCAGCCGGCTCTGCTCATACGCGATCTCCAGCTGGTTCGCACCGTTCTCGTTGAGGATTTCGTCAGCTTCTCGAATCGCTTTGCCAAATGCGATATGCGTCACGATAAGATGGGCTCGCTGAATTTATTCTTTGCCCGCCAGCCGGAATGGCGTGAGATTCGCACACGTTTATCGCCGGTCTTTACCGGGGCCAAGATCAAGCAAATGTTCTCCCTCATGGAAGAG ATTGGTTGCGATCTGGAATGGTATCTAAAGCGTTTGACACGAGATTTGCGACGTGGCGATGCCGCTCGCGGTGTGATCGTGAGCATCAAGGATGTTTGCGATCTCTATAACACGGATATGATTGCAAGCATTGCATTTGGATTACGATCATACAGTTTACGGAATACACAATCAGAAATCGGTTCACATTGTCAGGACATCTTTAAGCCGAATGTGCGGCGAataatcgatttttttttgtgatattcTTTTTTGCCAAAACTGGTGCCGTTATTTCGCTCCAAGCTGTTCACGGAGCCGCATTCCGAATTTTTGCGTCGCGTCATTCAGCTGGTGATCGAGGAGCGGGAACGTGGCGGCATTTTGCGCAATGATCTCATTGAAATGCTGTTGACCCTCAAAAAGGAGGCCGATCTGCAGCAGGACAAATCGCACTTTACGCATCATCAAGACTTTTTGGCCGCCCAAGCGGCCAGCTTTGAGGTGGCAGGCATTGAGACCTGCTCCTCAACCATGTCCTTTGCCCTCTACGAGCTGGCAAAACAACCCCTTATGCAGGAGCGCTTACGTCGCGAAATCCGTCACGCCTTTGCCATCGCCGCCGCCCATGGATCGCATGGTGCCGGCCCTGGTTTGAGCTATGAACTGATCGCCGGCATGAAGTATCTCGATATGGTCGTCGAGGAGACGTTGCGCATGTATCCGATTGTGCCGCTGCTGGAGCGCGAGTGCACACCGATCAACAAGAAGCGCTTCTATTCGTTGCGTCCCCATGCCGAGTGCTATGCACGCCGTGGCATGCCCGTCTTCATATCCAATCTGGCCATACATCATGACTCCAAG TACTGGCCGGAACCGGAACGCTTTGATCCGGAGCGTTTCAATGCGGAGAACAAATCAAATCAGACACCAATGTCGTATCTGCCATTTGGCGCTGGGCCGCATCATTGCATTGGACTGCAGATAGCGCTGCTGCAGATCAAGCTGGGACTCATCTACTTTCTGCGTCAGCATCGGGTCGAGTTCTGTGATCAGACCGTTGATCACATCAGTTTCGATGCCAAGTTTGCTCTGCTTGCCAGCGAGCATAGCATTTACCTCAAAGTTGTAGACTGTTTATAG